A genomic segment from Pseudomonas sessilinigenes encodes:
- a CDS encoding HAMP domain-containing protein, producing the protein MIAWLRSSLPARAGLAVILISVLALASSLSAGLIAWFSQGDAAAINTAGSVRMETYHLSWKLAAGAGADELERISQSLQQRLNSPALKTVLEDGNDLDLQLSYRQLQDDWQQILQPALQRGDARLFQASTQSFVERLNQFVSLLQHENEHKQGWQQLIQGAALFTTMIVLLFGLYELQSNVISPLKELVDATQRFRCGDFRARVNHQSEDELGQLATSFNAMAETIEQSHRTLETQVRQKTLHLQQANAALELLYQSSRNLATRQANAEGLDELIRRFQERLPGLRLSLCLQGQAQAKQLLALHGSDNRQICASSDCASCRQRSDSLAFDISHQGGAFGELKAHFHNGLEPQPWEIELIQALANLIGTSLQLKRQREQDHRLVLLEERAIIARELHDSLAQALSYMKLQVSRMQTLMRRGEPVATLENVTSELREGLNTAYRQLRELLTTFRLRIQDAGLVQELKDTAGEFSRRGEFQVHLHIDSLAFELSASEQIHILQITREALSNCLRHAHAQNAWLQLRQHGERLCLSIEDDGRGFSGSHDLREHHGLNIMDERARSLRGQLQIFSREPQGTLVKMEFRPEFLGRLTEGKPS; encoded by the coding sequence ATGATCGCCTGGTTGCGCAGTTCGCTGCCGGCCCGCGCCGGCCTGGCGGTGATCCTGATCAGCGTGCTGGCCCTGGCCAGCTCTCTGAGCGCCGGCCTGATCGCCTGGTTCAGCCAGGGCGACGCAGCGGCGATCAATACCGCAGGCTCGGTGCGCATGGAGACCTACCACCTGAGCTGGAAACTGGCCGCCGGCGCCGGGGCCGACGAGCTCGAGCGCATCAGCCAGAGCCTGCAGCAACGCCTCAACAGCCCGGCGCTCAAGACCGTGCTGGAGGACGGCAACGACCTCGACCTGCAGCTCAGCTACCGGCAGTTGCAGGACGACTGGCAGCAGATCCTGCAACCGGCGCTGCAACGCGGCGATGCCAGGCTGTTCCAGGCCAGCACCCAGTCCTTCGTCGAGCGGCTCAACCAGTTCGTCAGCCTGTTGCAGCACGAGAACGAGCACAAGCAAGGCTGGCAGCAACTGATCCAGGGCGCGGCCTTGTTCACCACCATGATCGTCCTGCTGTTCGGCCTATATGAACTGCAATCCAACGTGATCAGTCCGCTCAAGGAGCTGGTGGACGCCACCCAGCGCTTTCGCTGCGGCGATTTCCGGGCCCGGGTCAACCACCAGTCCGAGGACGAGCTGGGCCAGCTGGCCACCAGTTTCAACGCCATGGCCGAGACCATCGAGCAGTCCCATCGCACCCTGGAAACCCAGGTCCGGCAGAAGACCCTGCACCTGCAACAAGCCAACGCCGCGCTGGAGCTGCTGTACCAGAGCAGTCGCAACCTGGCCACCCGCCAAGCCAACGCCGAAGGCCTGGACGAGCTGATCCGGCGCTTCCAGGAGCGCCTGCCGGGCCTGCGCCTGTCGTTGTGCCTGCAAGGCCAGGCCCAGGCCAAGCAACTGCTGGCCCTGCATGGCAGCGACAACCGGCAGATCTGCGCCAGCAGCGACTGCGCCAGCTGCCGCCAGCGCAGCGACAGCCTGGCCTTCGACATCAGCCACCAGGGCGGTGCCTTCGGTGAACTCAAGGCGCACTTTCACAACGGCCTGGAACCCCAGCCCTGGGAAATCGAACTGATCCAGGCCCTGGCCAACCTGATCGGCACCTCACTGCAGCTCAAGCGCCAGCGCGAGCAGGATCACCGCCTGGTGCTGCTGGAGGAACGCGCGATCATCGCCCGCGAACTGCACGACTCCCTGGCCCAGGCGCTGTCCTACATGAAGCTGCAGGTCAGCCGCATGCAGACCCTGATGCGCCGGGGCGAGCCGGTGGCGACCCTGGAGAACGTCACCAGCGAGCTGCGTGAAGGCCTGAACACCGCCTACCGCCAACTGCGCGAGTTGCTGACCACCTTTCGCCTGCGGATCCAGGACGCCGGGCTGGTGCAGGAACTCAAGGACACTGCCGGTGAGTTTTCCCGCCGGGGTGAGTTCCAGGTCCACCTGCATATCGACAGCCTGGCCTTCGAGCTGTCGGCCAGCGAACAGATCCACATCCTGCAGATCACCCGCGAGGCCCTGTCCAACTGCCTGCGCCATGCCCACGCGCAAAACGCCTGGCTGCAACTGCGCCAGCACGGCGAGCGGCTTTGCCTGTCGATCGAGGACGATGGCCGCGGCTTCAGCGGGAGCCACGACCTGCGCGAGCACCACGGCCTGAACATCATGGACGAGCGGGCCCGCAGCCTGCGCGGCCAATTACAGATTTTTTCCCGGGAGCCCCAGGGCACCCTGGTCAAGATGGAGTTTCGCCCGGAATTTCTCGGGCGCCTGACAGAAGGTAAACCCTCATGA
- a CDS encoding NnrS family protein, which yields MQVLDRRKALAVAPLLRLAFRPMFLAGCVLALLAIPLWLAALQGVLGSWQPAGGWLAWHRHELVFGFGLAIIAGFLLTAVQTWTGQPGLSGKPLAGLALLWLAARMAWLANLPWSLLALLELGFPLLVALVMARTLWRVRQQRNYPLVLVLLLLTAVDGLAVCGLVRGDEGWQRQAVLAGIWLVAAIMGLIGGRVIPFFTQRGLGRAEAVAPWPWLDWLLLGGSALVALLYAAGLALAPSPWLGLLFAFLALGHLVRLWRWHDRGLWQVPLLWSLHLAYAWLALACLGMALWHGGVALNPSLAVHCLTIGAMAGLILAMIARVSLGHTGRPLQPPAGMTQAFILINLAGVCRVLLVPWLPQAGLWLAGACWALAFALYAWRYGPMLLQPRVDGHPG from the coding sequence ATGCAAGTACTTGATCGCCGTAAGGCCCTGGCCGTAGCGCCGTTGTTGCGCCTGGCGTTCCGTCCGATGTTCCTCGCCGGCTGCGTCCTCGCGCTGCTGGCGATACCGCTGTGGCTGGCGGCGCTGCAGGGCGTGTTGGGCAGTTGGCAGCCCGCGGGCGGCTGGCTGGCCTGGCACCGCCACGAGCTGGTATTCGGTTTCGGCCTGGCGATCATCGCCGGGTTCCTGCTCACCGCGGTGCAGACCTGGACCGGCCAGCCGGGCCTGTCCGGCAAGCCGCTGGCGGGCCTGGCGCTGTTGTGGCTGGCGGCGCGGATGGCCTGGCTGGCGAACCTGCCCTGGTCGCTGCTGGCGCTGCTGGAGCTGGGTTTTCCATTGCTGGTGGCGCTGGTCATGGCGCGGACCCTGTGGCGGGTACGCCAGCAGCGCAACTATCCGCTGGTGCTGGTCCTGTTGTTGCTGACGGCGGTGGATGGCCTGGCGGTGTGCGGCCTGGTGCGTGGCGATGAGGGTTGGCAGCGCCAGGCGGTGCTGGCCGGTATCTGGCTGGTGGCGGCGATCATGGGCCTGATCGGTGGCCGGGTGATTCCGTTCTTCACCCAGCGCGGGCTGGGGCGGGCCGAGGCGGTGGCGCCCTGGCCCTGGCTGGACTGGCTGTTGCTGGGCGGTTCGGCCCTGGTGGCGCTGCTGTATGCCGCTGGGCTGGCCCTGGCCCCGAGCCCCTGGCTGGGCCTGTTGTTCGCCTTCCTGGCGCTCGGGCACCTGGTACGCCTGTGGCGCTGGCATGATCGCGGCCTGTGGCAGGTACCGCTGCTGTGGTCGCTGCACCTGGCCTATGCCTGGCTGGCGCTGGCCTGCCTGGGCATGGCCCTGTGGCATGGCGGGGTGGCGCTGAACCCGAGCCTGGCGGTGCACTGCCTGACCATCGGCGCCATGGCCGGGTTGATCCTGGCGATGATCGCGCGGGTCAGTCTCGGGCATACCGGGCGGCCGTTGCAGCCACCGGCGGGGATGACCCAGGCCTTTATCCTGATCAACCTGGCGGGTGTCTGCCGGGTGCTGCTGGTGCCCTGGCTGCCCCAGGCCGGGTTGTGGCTGGCGGGCGCGTGCTGGGCCCTGGCCTTCGCCCTGTATGCCTGGCGCTACGGGCCGATGCTGCTGCAGCCACGGGTCGACGGCCACCCAGGTTAA
- the moaB gene encoding molybdenum cofactor biosynthesis protein B, which produces MAHLSQRTFVPLNIAVLTISDTRTFETDSSGQTLVDLLQAAGHALVDRELVRDDIYQIRATLSRWIADPAVQVVLTTGGTGFTARDNTPQAVLPLLDKHVEGFGEVFRQVSLAEIGMSTLQSRALAGMSNGVLVCCVPGSPGACRTAWTQILHNQLDSRTGPCNFAPHLKPQPGAAIAACEVRP; this is translated from the coding sequence ATGGCCCATTTGTCGCAACGCACTTTTGTACCCTTGAACATCGCTGTGCTGACCATCAGCGATACCCGCACCTTCGAGACCGACAGCTCCGGACAGACCCTGGTGGACCTGTTGCAGGCCGCCGGCCATGCGCTGGTGGACCGCGAGCTGGTCCGGGACGATATCTACCAGATCCGCGCCACGCTCTCGCGCTGGATCGCCGACCCTGCGGTGCAGGTGGTGCTGACCACCGGCGGCACCGGCTTCACTGCCCGGGACAACACGCCCCAGGCGGTGCTACCGCTACTGGACAAGCACGTGGAAGGTTTCGGCGAAGTGTTCCGCCAGGTCTCCCTGGCGGAGATCGGTATGTCGACCCTGCAATCCCGCGCCCTGGCCGGGATGAGCAATGGCGTACTGGTGTGCTGCGTACCGGGCTCGCCCGGGGCCTGCCGCACCGCCTGGACGCAGATCCTGCACAACCAGCTGGACAGCCGCACCGGCCCGTGCAACTTCGCCCCGCATCTGAAGCCGCAACCCGGCGCGGCCATCGCCGCTTGCGAGGTACGACCATGA
- the norR gene encoding nitric oxide reductase transcriptional regulator NorR, whose amino-acid sequence MLRESLAADLIVELPNAVRLQRLVQTLREYFRCGAVGLLRLEDDSLRPLATVGLVHEALGRRFVIAQHPRLAAIMASREPTWFEPDSRLPDPYDGLLDTAVSEPLAVHDCMGVSLYIEGRIWGAITLDALQAGTFDDDARDELKRCTLQIEAAVRVTRLEQENRSLRLSRSEPVDVRRPLEEGEILGQSDVLHQLLNELDVLADSELPVLLLGETGVGKELFARRLHRLSRRSHKPLVQVNCAALPESLAESELFGHVKGAFSGATSDRAGRFDAANGGTLFLDEVGELPLSVQAKLLRTLQNGEIQRLGADKPLHVNVRIIAATNRHLPDSIRDGLFRADLYHRLSVYPVPIPPLRERGQDVLLIAGHFLELNRTRLGLRGLRLSAAAERALLGYRWPGNVRELEHVIGRAALKQLSRDGSRSLIITLEPEALDLDSTPAAPPVPEQPADPGLPLTSLGDAVDACQRQCIVQALRLSGDNWAAAARLLAVDPSNLHKLARRLRLK is encoded by the coding sequence ATGTTGCGAGAAAGCCTGGCCGCCGACCTGATCGTCGAGTTGCCCAATGCCGTGCGGTTGCAACGACTGGTGCAGACCCTGCGCGAATACTTTCGTTGCGGTGCGGTCGGCCTGTTGCGCCTGGAGGACGACAGCCTGCGGCCGCTGGCCACCGTCGGCCTGGTGCACGAGGCCCTCGGGCGGCGCTTCGTGATTGCCCAGCACCCGCGGCTGGCGGCGATCATGGCCTCGCGCGAGCCGACCTGGTTCGAGCCCGACAGCCGCTTGCCGGACCCTTACGACGGCCTGCTCGATACTGCCGTCAGCGAACCCTTGGCCGTGCACGACTGCATGGGCGTGAGCCTGTACATCGAAGGCCGGATCTGGGGCGCGATCACCCTCGATGCCTTGCAGGCCGGCACCTTTGACGATGACGCCCGGGACGAGCTCAAGCGCTGCACCTTGCAGATCGAGGCGGCCGTGCGCGTCACCCGCCTGGAGCAGGAGAACCGCAGCCTGCGCTTGTCCCGCAGCGAACCTGTGGATGTGCGGCGGCCCCTGGAGGAGGGCGAGATCCTCGGCCAGAGCGATGTGTTGCACCAGTTGCTCAACGAACTGGACGTGCTGGCCGACTCCGAGCTGCCGGTGTTGCTGTTGGGCGAGACCGGGGTCGGCAAGGAGCTGTTCGCCCGGCGCCTGCATCGCCTGTCGCGGCGCAGCCACAAGCCTCTGGTGCAGGTCAACTGCGCGGCCCTGCCTGAATCCCTGGCCGAGAGCGAGCTGTTCGGCCATGTCAAAGGGGCGTTCTCCGGTGCCACCAGCGATCGCGCCGGGCGCTTCGACGCGGCCAACGGCGGCACGCTGTTCCTCGACGAAGTGGGCGAGCTGCCCCTGAGCGTCCAGGCCAAGCTGCTGCGTACCTTGCAGAACGGCGAGATCCAGCGGCTGGGGGCGGACAAGCCGCTGCACGTCAATGTGCGCATCATCGCCGCCACCAACCGACACCTGCCCGACAGCATCCGCGATGGCCTGTTTCGCGCCGACCTCTATCACCGCTTGTCGGTGTACCCGGTACCGATCCCGCCGCTGCGTGAGCGTGGCCAGGATGTCCTGCTGATCGCCGGGCACTTTCTCGAACTCAACCGCACCCGCCTGGGCTTGCGCGGGCTGCGCCTGTCGGCGGCGGCCGAGCGGGCGCTGCTGGGCTACCGCTGGCCGGGCAACGTGCGCGAGTTGGAACACGTGATCGGCCGGGCTGCGCTCAAGCAGCTCAGCCGCGACGGCAGCCGCAGCCTGATCATCACCCTGGAGCCCGAGGCCCTGGACCTGGACAGCACCCCGGCAGCGCCACCGGTGCCCGAGCAGCCGGCGGATCCGGGCTTGCCTTTGACCTCCCTGGGGGATGCGGTGGATGCCTGCCAGCGCCAGTGCATCGTCCAGGCCTTGCGCCTGAGCGGGGATAACTGGGCCGCTGCGGCGCGGCTGCTGGCGGTGGACCCGAGCAACCTGCACAAGCTGGCCAGGCGCTTGCGGCTCAAGTAG
- a CDS encoding molybdopterin molybdotransferase MoeA, with product MSVGPCDSGTLLPVDLAIGHLLERAPRPPQLHCLALEQALGRVIGTDVHAPRALPGWDNSAMDGYALRAADLPAAGGCLVLAGRVAAGQAATTALLAGQAVRIFTGAPLPPGADTVVPQELCRVEGQQLWLPAVSVGQHVRKAGEEVREGHLLLPAGKRLRAQELGLLAACGVSWVEVYRPLRVGLLSSGDELREPGQPLAPGQIYNSNRYCLSALLQGWGVEVHDYGAMADELQASKQTLHLAAQECDLLLSSGGVSVGEEDHLKQAIRELGQVDFWRLAIQPGKPLAFGTVADKPWLGLPGNPAAALITALVVLRPFLLRSQGLRDVVPQPVALPAGFDWPQANRRRQYLRARLVPGDNGQCRVQLHPQQSSAMLSAACWADGLALVECQQQLRQDDPVQFLSFAELMQ from the coding sequence ATGAGCGTCGGGCCTTGCGACAGCGGCACGCTGCTGCCGGTGGACCTGGCCATCGGCCATTTGCTCGAACGCGCGCCACGCCCGCCGCAACTGCATTGCCTGGCCCTGGAACAGGCCCTGGGCCGGGTCATCGGAACCGATGTCCATGCCCCCCGTGCCTTGCCGGGCTGGGACAACAGCGCCATGGACGGCTATGCCTTGCGCGCTGCCGACCTGCCGGCCGCGGGTGGCTGCCTGGTCCTGGCCGGGCGGGTCGCTGCGGGCCAGGCGGCGACCACGGCGTTGCTGGCGGGGCAAGCGGTGCGGATCTTCACCGGCGCGCCGCTGCCACCGGGCGCCGATACGGTGGTGCCCCAGGAGCTGTGCCGGGTCGAAGGCCAGCAACTGTGGTTGCCGGCGGTCAGCGTTGGCCAGCACGTGCGCAAGGCCGGCGAAGAGGTCCGTGAAGGGCATCTGCTGTTGCCCGCCGGCAAGCGTCTGCGGGCCCAGGAGCTGGGCCTGCTGGCGGCTTGCGGGGTCAGTTGGGTCGAGGTCTACCGGCCGCTGCGGGTCGGCCTGCTGAGCAGTGGCGACGAGCTGCGCGAACCCGGCCAGCCCCTGGCGCCGGGGCAGATCTACAACAGCAACCGCTATTGCCTGTCGGCGCTGCTGCAGGGGTGGGGCGTCGAGGTCCACGACTACGGCGCGATGGCCGATGAACTGCAGGCCAGCAAGCAGACCCTGCACCTGGCTGCCCAGGAATGCGACCTGTTGCTCAGCTCCGGTGGGGTCTCGGTGGGCGAGGAGGATCACCTCAAGCAGGCGATCCGCGAACTGGGCCAGGTGGACTTCTGGCGCCTGGCCATCCAGCCGGGCAAGCCCCTGGCCTTTGGCACCGTGGCGGACAAGCCCTGGCTCGGCCTGCCGGGTAATCCGGCGGCGGCGTTGATCACCGCGCTGGTGGTGTTGCGTCCGTTCCTGCTGCGCAGCCAGGGCCTGCGCGATGTCGTGCCGCAACCGGTGGCGTTGCCGGCCGGCTTCGACTGGCCGCAAGCCAATCGCCGGCGCCAGTACCTGCGCGCCCGGCTGGTGCCGGGGGATAACGGCCAGTGCCGCGTGCAACTGCATCCCCAGCAGAGTTCGGCGATGCTCAGCGCCGCCTGCTGGGCCGATGGCCTGGCGCTGGTGGAGTGCCAGCAACAACTGCGCCAGGACGACCCGGTGCAATTCCTCTCGTTCGCCGAGCTGATGCAGTGA
- a CDS encoding U32 family peptidase, producing MKLSLGPVLYYWDKERLARFYEQMASLALDVIYLGETVCSKRRVLNLDQWLGLGRELQQAGAAQIVLSGLTLIEAASELSSLRRLCDNGQFLVEANDMGAVQFLAERQLPFVAGPALNLYNGHALAKLQDCGMIRWVPPVECSAALVRAVLEQVAGLGRALPEVEVFAYGHLPLAYSARCFTARAENRPKDDCQFCCINYPDGLALSSQEGQALFTLNGIQTMSAEVTNLLADYPGLVACGADLLRLSPRAEGMVQVVEAFARVCQGEAPPLCVDGCNGYWHGQAGMLRVEEAGLC from the coding sequence ATGAAGCTCAGCCTGGGACCCGTCCTCTACTACTGGGACAAGGAGCGCTTGGCGCGATTCTACGAACAGATGGCCAGCCTGGCGCTGGATGTGATCTACCTGGGGGAAACCGTGTGCTCCAAGCGCCGGGTGCTCAACCTGGACCAGTGGCTGGGCCTGGGCCGCGAGCTGCAGCAGGCCGGTGCGGCGCAGATCGTGCTGTCGGGCCTGACCCTGATCGAGGCCGCCTCCGAGCTGTCGAGCCTGCGCCGGCTGTGTGACAACGGCCAGTTCCTGGTGGAGGCCAACGACATGGGCGCGGTGCAGTTCCTGGCCGAGCGCCAACTGCCGTTCGTGGCCGGCCCGGCGCTGAACCTGTACAACGGCCATGCCCTGGCCAAGCTGCAGGACTGCGGGATGATCCGCTGGGTGCCACCGGTGGAATGCTCCGCGGCCCTGGTGCGCGCCGTGCTCGAGCAAGTTGCCGGGCTGGGCCGGGCCTTGCCTGAGGTCGAGGTGTTCGCCTACGGCCACCTGCCACTGGCCTACTCGGCGCGTTGCTTCACCGCCCGTGCGGAAAACCGCCCCAAGGACGACTGCCAGTTCTGCTGCATCAACTACCCCGACGGCCTGGCCCTGAGCAGCCAGGAAGGCCAGGCGCTGTTCACCCTCAATGGCATCCAGACCATGTCGGCCGAGGTCACCAACCTGCTGGCCGATTATCCGGGGCTGGTGGCCTGTGGCGCCGACCTGTTGCGCCTGAGCCCCCGGGCAGAAGGCATGGTCCAGGTGGTGGAGGCCTTCGCCCGGGTCTGCCAGGGCGAGGCGCCACCGCTGTGCGTGGACGGCTGCAATGGTTACTGGCATGGCCAGGCGGGCATGTTGCGGGTCGAGGAGGCGGGACTGTGCTGA
- the ubiU gene encoding ubiquinone anaerobic biosynthesis protein UbiU has translation MQLVCPAGNLPALKAAVRQGADAVYVGFRDDTNARSFAGLNMDDKQFDAAVAHIRQHQRQLYVAVNTYPQPQGWERWQRAVDRAADHGVDALIAADPGVLGYATERHPHLSLHLSVQGSATNASALAFYSQHYNIRRAVLPRVLSLAQVRQVAVNSAVPIEVFAFGSLCIMAEGRCHLSSYITGESPNLCGVCSPAKAVRWSEDAEGLSARLSEVLIDRYGHDEPAGYPTLCKGRFMVGGKRFHALEEPTSLDTLDLLPELAAIGVQAVKIEGRQRSPAYVEQVTRVWRAALDAHRLAPERFAVKDQWRHVLAGLSEGSQTTLGAYHRSWQ, from the coding sequence ATGCAACTGGTCTGCCCGGCAGGCAACCTGCCTGCCCTCAAGGCCGCGGTGCGCCAAGGCGCTGACGCGGTCTACGTCGGTTTTCGCGATGACACCAATGCCCGCAGCTTCGCTGGGCTGAACATGGACGACAAGCAGTTCGACGCCGCCGTCGCCCATATCCGCCAACACCAGCGCCAGCTCTATGTGGCGGTCAACACCTACCCCCAACCCCAGGGCTGGGAGCGCTGGCAACGGGCGGTGGACCGCGCCGCCGACCATGGCGTGGATGCCTTGATCGCCGCCGATCCCGGGGTCCTGGGCTATGCCACCGAGCGCCATCCGCACCTGAGCCTGCACCTGTCGGTGCAAGGCTCGGCCACCAACGCCAGTGCCCTGGCGTTCTACTCCCAGCACTACAACATCCGTCGCGCCGTGTTGCCCCGGGTGCTGTCCCTGGCCCAGGTGCGCCAGGTGGCGGTCAACAGCGCCGTGCCCATCGAGGTGTTCGCCTTCGGCAGCCTGTGCATCATGGCCGAGGGCCGTTGCCACCTGTCGTCCTACATCACGGGCGAGTCGCCGAACCTGTGCGGGGTCTGCTCGCCGGCCAAGGCGGTGCGCTGGAGCGAGGATGCCGAGGGCTTGAGCGCCCGCCTGAGCGAAGTGCTGATCGACCGCTATGGGCACGACGAGCCGGCCGGCTACCCGACCCTGTGCAAGGGGCGGTTCATGGTCGGCGGCAAGCGCTTCCATGCCCTGGAGGAGCCCACTAGCCTCGACACCCTCGACCTGCTGCCGGAGTTGGCGGCGATCGGCGTGCAGGCGGTGAAGATCGAAGGGCGCCAGCGCAGCCCGGCCTATGTCGAGCAGGTCACCCGGGTCTGGCGCGCGGCGCTGGATGCCCATCGCCTGGCGCCCGAGCGTTTCGCGGTCAAGGACCAGTGGCGGCATGTGCTGGCCGGGCTTTCCGAAGGCAGCCAGACCACCCTGGGCGCCTACCACCGTTCATGGCAATGA
- the narL gene encoding two-component system response regulator NarL, translating to MNPSPRHRILLVDDHPMMRRGIRQMLELEDDFIIVGEANHGAEALALLDSLQPDLILLDNNMPQMNGLETLRHLRAQDFAGKVLLFTVSDAEDDIRDALRLDADGYLLKDMEPELLIQYIRDAMDGVLVISPGLTRVMAQALRSPPRQNEVELTERERQVLRSIASGYSNKVIGHKLGITEGTVKVHVKNLLHKLGLRSRVEAAVWAMEHLRQVS from the coding sequence ATGAACCCCTCCCCGCGCCACCGCATCCTGCTGGTGGACGACCATCCGATGATGCGTCGCGGCATCCGCCAGATGCTCGAACTCGAAGACGACTTCATCATCGTCGGCGAAGCCAACCACGGTGCCGAGGCCCTGGCCCTGCTGGACTCGCTGCAACCGGACCTGATCCTGCTGGACAACAACATGCCGCAGATGAACGGCCTGGAAACCCTGCGCCACCTGCGCGCGCAGGATTTTGCCGGCAAGGTCCTGCTGTTCACCGTATCCGATGCCGAGGACGACATTCGCGATGCCCTGCGCCTGGACGCCGATGGCTACCTGCTCAAGGACATGGAACCGGAGCTGCTGATCCAGTACATCCGCGACGCCATGGACGGCGTCCTGGTGATCAGCCCGGGGCTGACCCGGGTCATGGCCCAGGCCCTGCGCTCGCCACCACGGCAGAACGAAGTCGAGCTCACCGAGCGCGAGCGCCAGGTCCTGCGCAGCATCGCCAGCGGCTACAGCAACAAGGTCATCGGCCACAAGCTGGGCATCACCGAGGGCACGGTCAAGGTGCATGTGAAGAACCTGCTGCACAAGCTGGGCCTGCGCTCGCGGGTCGAAGCCGCCGTGTGGGCCATGGAGCACCTGCGCCAGGTCTCCTGA
- the pdxH gene encoding pyridoxamine 5'-phosphate oxidase: MPLSLAQMRRNYTLGGLHEEQAPDDPLLLFGQWLEQARETESAPVEANSMHLATVDSQGRPHGRVLLLKGVSAEGFTFFGNYQSAKGLELAANPQAAMTFFWPALERQVRIEGPVVRLADELSDAYFDSRPLASRLGAWASPQSRPLADRDELQALLAQTIRRFVEKPLHRPAHWGGYCLQPERLEFWQGRADRLHDRLDYRRQGGQWRRQRLAP; the protein is encoded by the coding sequence ATGCCGCTGTCCCTTGCCCAGATGCGCCGTAACTACACCCTAGGTGGCCTGCACGAAGAGCAGGCGCCGGACGATCCGCTGCTGCTGTTCGGCCAGTGGCTGGAGCAGGCGCGGGAAACCGAGAGCGCCCCCGTGGAGGCCAACAGCATGCACCTGGCCACCGTGGACAGCCAGGGCCGGCCCCATGGCCGGGTGTTACTGCTCAAGGGGGTGAGCGCTGAGGGGTTCACCTTCTTCGGCAATTACCAGAGTGCCAAGGGCCTGGAGCTGGCGGCCAACCCCCAGGCCGCCATGACCTTCTTCTGGCCGGCCCTGGAGCGCCAGGTGCGGATCGAGGGCCCGGTGGTACGCCTGGCGGATGAGCTGTCCGACGCCTATTTCGATTCCCGGCCCCTGGCCAGCCGCCTAGGCGCCTGGGCCTCGCCCCAGAGCCGGCCGCTGGCCGATCGCGATGAACTGCAGGCGCTGCTGGCCCAGACCATCCGCCGCTTCGTTGAAAAACCCCTGCACCGGCCTGCGCACTGGGGTGGCTATTGCCTGCAACCCGAGCGCCTGGAGTTCTGGCAAGGGCGGGCCGACCGCCTGCACGACCGTCTCGACTATCGGCGCCAGGGCGGCCAGTGGCGGCGCCAGCGCCTGGCGCCCTGA
- the ubiT gene encoding ubiquinone anaerobic biosynthesis accessory factor UbiT has product MLPLVRRVPFGLQRLALEQALNRCLAEPLADGEFDLLRGRWLCLRISDLDLTWYLTRQRDGLHIAQRARADVSIRGNWREFLLLASRQEDPDTLFFRRRLVIEGDTELGLTLKNLIDSLDPQVLPGWLWRNLERAGQGMAGTVGPGAQPG; this is encoded by the coding sequence ATGTTGCCGCTGGTGCGCCGGGTGCCATTCGGCCTCCAGCGCCTGGCCCTGGAGCAGGCGCTCAATCGCTGCCTGGCCGAGCCCCTGGCCGATGGCGAGTTCGACCTGTTGCGCGGGCGCTGGTTGTGCCTGCGCATCAGCGACCTGGACCTGACCTGGTACCTGACGCGCCAGCGCGATGGCCTGCACATCGCCCAGCGGGCCCGGGCCGACGTCAGCATCCGCGGCAACTGGCGCGAGTTCCTGCTGCTGGCCAGCCGCCAGGAAGACCCGGATACCTTGTTCTTCCGCCGGCGCCTGGTGATCGAGGGCGATACCGAGCTGGGCCTGACCCTGAAGAACCTGATCGACAGCCTTGACCCGCAGGTGTTGCCGGGGTGGTTGTGGCGCAACCTGGAACGGGCCGGCCAGGGCATGGCCGGCACCGTTGGGCCCGGCGCTCAGCCGGGGTAG
- a CDS encoding Crp/Fnr family transcriptional regulator: MLNHPSTVLLLRRHYLFAKLPGQVFEDVCALATLKRLACHDILVRQGEPAKRFFLLVSGQIKLYRLNVEGQEHLVEIIQPGQTFAEALQFSQAHSFPVSAGALKDCVLVSIDGAHYRHALQDQPQVCLAVMASMSQHLHQRLRDIDTLILPNASRRVINFLLQECNPGDGRVELQVSKRLVASKLGIQPETFSRTLHRLVDEGLISMQRRSIQILALDRLADYPG; the protein is encoded by the coding sequence ATGCTCAATCACCCATCCACCGTCCTGCTGTTGCGTCGCCACTACCTGTTCGCCAAGCTGCCGGGCCAGGTCTTCGAGGACGTCTGCGCCCTGGCCACCCTCAAGCGCCTGGCCTGCCACGACATCCTGGTGCGCCAGGGCGAACCGGCCAAGCGCTTCTTCCTGCTGGTCAGCGGCCAGATCAAGCTGTACCGGCTCAACGTCGAGGGCCAGGAACACCTGGTGGAAATCATCCAGCCGGGCCAGACCTTCGCCGAGGCCTTGCAGTTCAGCCAGGCCCATAGCTTTCCGGTGAGCGCCGGTGCCCTCAAGGATTGCGTGCTGGTGAGCATCGACGGCGCGCACTATCGCCACGCCCTGCAGGACCAGCCGCAGGTGTGCCTGGCAGTCATGGCCAGCATGAGCCAGCACCTGCACCAGCGCCTGCGGGACATCGACACCCTGATCCTGCCCAATGCCAGCCGCCGGGTGATCAACTTCCTGCTCCAGGAGTGCAACCCCGGCGATGGCCGGGTCGAGTTGCAGGTTTCCAAGCGCCTGGTGGCCTCCAAGCTCGGCATCCAGCCGGAGACCTTCTCGCGGACCCTGCACCGGCTGGTGGACGAGGGCTTGATCAGCATGCAAAGGCGCAGCATCCAGATCCTCGCCCTCGACCGCCTGGCCGACTACCCCGGCTGA